One stretch of Gadus chalcogrammus isolate NIFS_2021 chromosome 14, NIFS_Gcha_1.0, whole genome shotgun sequence DNA includes these proteins:
- the dpep2 gene encoding dipeptidase 2 isoform X1, with translation MAPASLRFTDATFGPAGSMPSTICSSIFRLAMFSSVCGQLLGDSETDRVQDLMSRYPLIDGHNDLALQLRRHYHNLLSRVDLQHLPSVATDIARLRAGRVQTQVFAAYVLCGAQEKDAVRLTLEQLDVIRRMCTEYTDMELVTTAEGLRGAESRGKIACVLSIEGGHSLDSSLPTLRMFYLLGVRSMALTHNCNTPWAGSSSDLYNFYQRENNTLTLFGQAVVQEMNRLGMIVDLSHSSLETARAAISVSKAPVVFSHSSAYAICNHSRNVPDWLLHELKKNRGLIMVTLFSDFVACEGQANVSSVADHFDHIRNTIGAEFIGIGGDYEGVLRFPLGLEDVSKYPVLIKELLRRKWPEQEVAGVLRQNFLRVFDEVEKVRDELRLSPPGEAQIAPEEVDHRCRLVLRPPRSQAPSSAPSSGPPRLLSVALLLPASLLALH, from the exons ATGGCCCCTGCTTCGTTACGCTTCACCGACGCAACGTTCGGACCAGCCGGCAG TATGCCTTCGACGATTTGTTCGTCCATCTTTCGCCTGGCCATGTTTTCCTCTGTGTGTGGTCAACTGTTGGGAGACTCTGAGACAGACCGAGTGCAAGACCTGATGTCAAGATACCCTCTAATTGACGg GCACAATGACCTGGCCCTCCAGCTGAGACGCCACTACCACAACCTCCTGAGTCGCGTGGACCTCCAGCACCTCCCCTCGGTGGCCACAGACATCGCCCGCCTCCGCGCCGGGCGCGTGCAGACGCAG GTGTTTGCTGCGTATGTGCTCTGCGGGGCCCAGGAGAAGGACGCAGTCCGGCTGACCCTGGAACAGCTGGACGTGATCAGACGCATGTGCACAGAGTACACGGACATGGAGCTGGTCACCACTGCAGAGG GACTCCGCGGGGCAGAGTCAAGGGGTAAGATAGCGTGTGTGCTCAGCATCGAGGGAGGTCATTCCCTGGACAGCAGCCTGCCCACTCTCCGGATGTTCTACCTGCTGGGGGTCCGCTCCATGGCCCTCACACAcaactgcaacaccccctg GGCCGGGTCCTCCTCAGATCTTTATAATTTCTATCAGAGAGAGAACAACACCCTCACTCTCTTTGGTCAG GCGGTGGTGCAGGAGATGAACCGACTGGGGATGATCGTGGACCTTTCCCACAGCTCCTTGGAGACGGCCAGGGCGGCCATCAGCGTCTCCAAGGCTCCCGTGGTCTTCAGCCACTCCTCCGCCTACGCCATCTGCAACCACAGCCGCAACGTCCCCGATTGGCTGCTGCATGAACTG AAGAAGAACCGTGGTCTGATCATGGTGACTCTCTTCAGTGACTTTGTGGCCTGCGAGGGTCAGGCTAATGTGTCTTCTGTGGCCG ACCACTTTGACCACATCAGAAACACGATTGGAGCGGAGTTTATTGGAATAGGGGGAGACTATGAAGGCGTCCTtcg ATTTCCTTTGGGACTAGAAGATGTCTCCAAGTATCCCGTCCTCATCAAGGAACTGCTGCGCAGGAAGTGGCCCGAACAGGAAGTGGCGGGTGTCCTGCGACAGAACTTCCTGCGTGTTTTTGACGAGGTGGAAAAG GTGCGTGATGAGTTGAGGTTGAGCCCGCCGGGTGAGGCGCAGATCGCCCCGGAGGAGGTGGATCACCGGTGCAGACTGGTGCTCCGCCCGCCCCGTTCTCAAGCCCCCTCCTCGGCTCCGTCCTCGGGACCACCACGGCTCCTTTCGGTCGCGCTCCTGCTGCCCGCCAGCCTCCTCGCTCTTCATTGA
- the dpep2 gene encoding dipeptidase 2 isoform X2: MGPVSMPSTICSSIFRLAMFSSVCGQLLGDSETDRVQDLMSRYPLIDGHNDLALQLRRHYHNLLSRVDLQHLPSVATDIARLRAGRVQTQVFAAYVLCGAQEKDAVRLTLEQLDVIRRMCTEYTDMELVTTAEGLRGAESRGKIACVLSIEGGHSLDSSLPTLRMFYLLGVRSMALTHNCNTPWAGSSSDLYNFYQRENNTLTLFGQAVVQEMNRLGMIVDLSHSSLETARAAISVSKAPVVFSHSSAYAICNHSRNVPDWLLHELKKNRGLIMVTLFSDFVACEGQANVSSVADHFDHIRNTIGAEFIGIGGDYEGVLRFPLGLEDVSKYPVLIKELLRRKWPEQEVAGVLRQNFLRVFDEVEKVRDELRLSPPGEAQIAPEEVDHRCRLVLRPPRSQAPSSAPSSGPPRLLSVALLLPASLLALH, encoded by the exons ATGGGACCCGTCAG TATGCCTTCGACGATTTGTTCGTCCATCTTTCGCCTGGCCATGTTTTCCTCTGTGTGTGGTCAACTGTTGGGAGACTCTGAGACAGACCGAGTGCAAGACCTGATGTCAAGATACCCTCTAATTGACGg GCACAATGACCTGGCCCTCCAGCTGAGACGCCACTACCACAACCTCCTGAGTCGCGTGGACCTCCAGCACCTCCCCTCGGTGGCCACAGACATCGCCCGCCTCCGCGCCGGGCGCGTGCAGACGCAG GTGTTTGCTGCGTATGTGCTCTGCGGGGCCCAGGAGAAGGACGCAGTCCGGCTGACCCTGGAACAGCTGGACGTGATCAGACGCATGTGCACAGAGTACACGGACATGGAGCTGGTCACCACTGCAGAGG GACTCCGCGGGGCAGAGTCAAGGGGTAAGATAGCGTGTGTGCTCAGCATCGAGGGAGGTCATTCCCTGGACAGCAGCCTGCCCACTCTCCGGATGTTCTACCTGCTGGGGGTCCGCTCCATGGCCCTCACACAcaactgcaacaccccctg GGCCGGGTCCTCCTCAGATCTTTATAATTTCTATCAGAGAGAGAACAACACCCTCACTCTCTTTGGTCAG GCGGTGGTGCAGGAGATGAACCGACTGGGGATGATCGTGGACCTTTCCCACAGCTCCTTGGAGACGGCCAGGGCGGCCATCAGCGTCTCCAAGGCTCCCGTGGTCTTCAGCCACTCCTCCGCCTACGCCATCTGCAACCACAGCCGCAACGTCCCCGATTGGCTGCTGCATGAACTG AAGAAGAACCGTGGTCTGATCATGGTGACTCTCTTCAGTGACTTTGTGGCCTGCGAGGGTCAGGCTAATGTGTCTTCTGTGGCCG ACCACTTTGACCACATCAGAAACACGATTGGAGCGGAGTTTATTGGAATAGGGGGAGACTATGAAGGCGTCCTtcg ATTTCCTTTGGGACTAGAAGATGTCTCCAAGTATCCCGTCCTCATCAAGGAACTGCTGCGCAGGAAGTGGCCCGAACAGGAAGTGGCGGGTGTCCTGCGACAGAACTTCCTGCGTGTTTTTGACGAGGTGGAAAAG GTGCGTGATGAGTTGAGGTTGAGCCCGCCGGGTGAGGCGCAGATCGCCCCGGAGGAGGTGGATCACCGGTGCAGACTGGTGCTCCGCCCGCCCCGTTCTCAAGCCCCCTCCTCGGCTCCGTCCTCGGGACCACCACGGCTCCTTTCGGTCGCGCTCCTGCTGCCCGCCAGCCTCCTCGCTCTTCATTGA